In Desulfurellaceae bacterium, the sequence CCAGCCGTATACGGCCCGGGACGGGACGCGTCTGGTGTTTCGCGCCTACACGTCGAGCCCGGAGCCGGCCGAAGGGTCGGTGGTGCTCATTCACGGCTCGTCGGCGCGCAGCACCAGTCTGCATCCGCTGGCCCGCAGTTTTGGGCAAGCTGGCTACGCGGCCTATGCGCTGGATATGCGGGGGCACGGCGAGTCCGGGACAAAGGGCCAGATTGATTACATCGGTCAGCTTGAGGATGACCTGGAAGATTTTCTGCGTACGACCGAGCCACCCGGCGAAAGACTGCTGCTCGGGTTTTCGGCCGGCGGGGGATTCGCCCTGCGTTTTGCCGCCAGCGACCGACAAGACCTGTTCGACCGCTATGTGCTGCTGGACGCGCCCACGGCTCGGCCAGAAGCCGGCGACTGGGTCGCCGTGGGTATTCCCCGCATCATCGGTCTGACTGTTCTCAACCGTTTCGGCCTGACCCAGCTCAACAGTCTGCCGGTCCAGGCGTTTGCTCTGGGGGCTGAGGCACGTCGGTTTTTGACACCGACCTACTCCTACGCCCTGGCCACGAACTTCCGGCCCCACGACGAATACCGGGCGGATATAGCTGCCGCTGAGCGGCCGCTTCGGGTCCTGGTCGGCGCGGACGACGAGCTGTTCCACGCCGAGCAGTTCCGGCCGGTGTTCGAGGCGGCGGGCGTGCCGGTCCAGATGCTGCCCGGCGTTAGCCACATCGGCCTCACCCTTGAGCCGGCGGCGATCCGGGCCGTTGTCGCGGCAACACAGTGGTGACGGTCTCAGGGGTCCGTGTCCGCCGCCCGGTCCTCAAACAGGGGAACCTTGGCCTTGGCGTAGGTCAGCTTGCGGACCAGCCGGTCGCCCTGGAAGTGCAGCAGGTCGAGCCCGCGCCACGATGTGGGCTGGTCCTTGACTGCAAGCGTGCAGCGCCAGCTGGCCATGACCTTGCCGGTGTCGGCGTCAATAAACAGGTCGTCGTCAAGAAACTGCATCGTGCCGTAGCGGCCGCTGAACTGCGGGAGAAAGGCGGCCCGAATGGCGTCTCTGCCGTGGTTGCGGGTGCCGTTGAACTCGTCGTACACGGCATCGTCGGCAAAAAAGGCCATCACGCCCTCAAGATCGTTGTCGTTGAAGGCGGTCATGAAGCGCTGGGTCAAGTCGGTCAAATGCTGGCGGGCTGTAGCCATCGTGTCTCCTCCTGACTGCTACACAGGTGCTACCCCTCCGGCTGGCGATTTTCAAGGCTGCCTCCAGTCGTCCACAGCCGGTCACGGTCCCGTGCGGCTCTCCCGGAGGGGACGTATACGCAAAGGTCCTGCCTGATGCGTCACCCTTCAGGCGCGCAGCCCTATCCGTATTGCTTGCGTGTCCTCCAGACCTCGGCTAGTCTGAATTCAGACTACTGGAGGGATGTATGCGTATCCTGCCCTTAGCCGAAGCCAAGGCAAAACTGAGTCAGCTGGTGGCTGACGTGGCGACTACCAACGAAGAGGTCACGATCACCAAAAACGGGCGAGCGACGGCCGTCCTGGTGAGCTATGAGGAGTTTGAGAGCTGGCAGGAGACCCTTGCCGTCCTGTCGGACCGGGAACTGGTCGAAGAGATCCGCACCGGCCTGCGGCAGCTGAAACGGGAACGTGGCAGGCCGCTGACGGATGCACAGCTCAAACAGCTCTTTGACGAGGCTTAGCGTGCGCCGGGTTCGACTGCCACGCGAAGTCCACACCGCTATCCGGGCCATGCATCCGCAACTCAAGCAACGCATCCGGGCAGCCTTGGACACCCTCCGAGCGAATCCGTCGGCAGGCAAGCCTCTCCAGCGCGAACTCTCCGGGTGGTGGAGTTTTCGCGTTGGGCGTGTTCGGATTATCTATCGGACAAGCCGAACGGTTCTCGAAGTCAGCGCCATCGGCTCACGAACAAGTATCTATCAGGATGCGAGCCGTCGTGTGGCGAGAGCGTCACGGCGAGGCTGACCGGCCTGGAGAATCGGGCTCGGTCCTGGCAATCCCTATCCATCGGCAAAGGCGCGCTCAACGGCTGCCCGGACCGCCTCGGTCTTGCCGGGCGCACCCGTTGACAAGCCGCACGGCGTTGCCTAGAGTCACGATTAGTGATTCTGTTCGGCTTTCTCTTCGTTGGCCTGTTCGCCGTCCGCGAGAGCCGGAGATCGGAAGAGGACTATTTTCTGGCCAGCCAGACCATCTCCCCCTACAGCCTGGCCTTTTCCAGCACTGCCAGCAAGTTCAG encodes:
- a CDS encoding alpha/beta hydrolase translates to MAKRLVLAFLSFLGVVAALLSLALVFGGPRSLPPLASINAPFAAVDFSDLPPLQPYTARDGTRLVFRAYTSSPEPAEGSVVLIHGSSARSTSLHPLARSFGQAGYAAYALDMRGHGESGTKGQIDYIGQLEDDLEDFLRTTEPPGERLLLGFSAGGGFALRFAASDRQDLFDRYVLLDAPTARPEAGDWVAVGIPRIIGLTVLNRFGLTQLNSLPVQAFALGAEARRFLTPTYSYALATNFRPHDEYRADIAAAERPLRVLVGADDELFHAEQFRPVFEAAGVPVQMLPGVSHIGLTLEPAAIRAVVAATQW
- a CDS encoding nuclear transport factor 2 family protein; translation: MATARQHLTDLTQRFMTAFNDNDLEGVMAFFADDAVYDEFNGTRNHGRDAIRAAFLPQFSGRYGTMQFLDDDLFIDADTGKVMASWRCTLAVKDQPTSWRGLDLLHFQGDRLVRKLTYAKAKVPLFEDRAADTDP
- a CDS encoding type II toxin-antitoxin system Phd/YefM family antitoxin → MRILPLAEAKAKLSQLVADVATTNEEVTITKNGRATAVLVSYEEFESWQETLAVLSDRELVEEIRTGLRQLKRERGRPLTDAQLKQLFDEA
- a CDS encoding type II toxin-antitoxin system RelE/ParE family toxin; protein product: MRRVRLPREVHTAIRAMHPQLKQRIRAALDTLRANPSAGKPLQRELSGWWSFRVGRVRIIYRTSRTVLEVSAIGSRTSIYQDASRRVARASRRG